The following are encoded in a window of Synergistaceae bacterium genomic DNA:
- a CDS encoding Tm-1-like ATP-binding domain-containing protein, with amino-acid sequence MKKAYIIGTCDTKYTELSYAKELLERAGVECVLIDVGIFEHKNCVDVSNADVARHHPKIPNFLSAGLDRGSAVTAMSEALEAFLLGRDDIGGVLGMGGSGNTALVTRGMRSLPVGTPKLMVSTVASGDTTPYVGATDICMMASVADVAGLNPVSRAVLGNAAHAMAGMVKNAIPDIADTKPLLGMTMFGVTTPCVTNLRNIFENEYEPLIFHATGIGGQCFEKLIDSGMLKRVIDVTLTEICDLHMGGVMSAGPDRLGAVIRTKLPYVGSVGALDMVNFGAMNTVPEKYKGRNLYAHNANVTLMRTTKEENAAMARWIGEKLNQCEGEVRFLLPEGGVSAIDAPGQPFYDLEADEALFEAIEATVKLTDRRKVIRVPHHINDDAFAEALAEQFRKIEKLQEN; translated from the coding sequence ATGAAAAAAGCCTACATTATTGGAACATGCGACACCAAGTATACGGAGCTGTCCTACGCCAAAGAGCTTCTGGAGCGCGCGGGCGTCGAATGCGTGCTGATCGACGTAGGCATTTTCGAGCATAAAAACTGTGTCGACGTCTCCAATGCCGATGTTGCTAGGCATCACCCTAAGATCCCTAATTTTCTCAGCGCGGGGCTCGATCGGGGCAGCGCGGTGACGGCCATGAGCGAGGCTTTGGAGGCATTTCTGCTGGGACGTGACGACATCGGCGGCGTGCTGGGAATGGGTGGTTCGGGAAACACGGCACTGGTCACCCGCGGTATGAGAAGTCTGCCGGTGGGTACACCCAAGCTAATGGTCTCGACTGTCGCCTCCGGAGACACTACTCCCTATGTGGGAGCCACCGACATCTGTATGATGGCCTCCGTGGCGGATGTGGCGGGGTTGAATCCCGTTTCCCGGGCGGTGTTGGGTAACGCGGCTCACGCCATGGCCGGCATGGTAAAAAACGCCATTCCCGATATCGCGGACACGAAGCCGCTGTTGGGCATGACGATGTTCGGCGTCACGACGCCTTGTGTGACAAATTTGCGGAACATTTTCGAGAACGAATACGAGCCGTTGATTTTCCACGCTACGGGAATCGGTGGCCAGTGTTTCGAGAAGCTCATCGACTCCGGGATGTTAAAGCGCGTCATCGACGTCACTTTGACCGAAATCTGCGACTTGCACATGGGTGGGGTGATGAGCGCTGGCCCTGATCGTCTGGGGGCCGTCATCCGCACAAAACTTCCCTATGTGGGTAGCGTCGGGGCGTTGGATATGGTCAACTTTGGAGCTATGAACACCGTACCAGAAAAATATAAAGGACGCAACCTCTACGCGCACAATGCCAATGTGACGCTCATGCGCACGACGAAGGAAGAAAACGCCGCTATGGCGCGCTGGATCGGCGAAAAACTCAATCAGTGCGAGGGTGAGGTCCGTTTTCTTCTTCCCGAAGGCGGGGTTTCCGCTATCGACGCTCCGGGGCAGCCCTTCTACGACCTGGAGGCGGATGAAGCTCTTTTTGAGGCTATCGAGGCGACGGTCAAGCTGACTGATCGGAGGAAGGTCATCCGCGTGCCACACCACATCAACGACGACGCCTTTGCCGAGGCCCTCGCCGAACAGTTCAGGAAAATTGAAAAATTACAGGAAAATTGA
- a CDS encoding FkbM family methyltransferase, translating into LAERITSTVSLFADSQSIEIYACNVNCHILRNYENFAESRNCKQYFPNNIPFAKGNSRFVDCGAYTGDTLTELVNNVGLVDTYIGFEPDRDTFSKLAKTASGLRQKLGQAFLYPCAVGRVNESLTISGTVGMFALSETGGQSIQVVRLDDALAAFAPTMLKMDIEGAEIDTIHGASELIRAHHPDLAICVYHKISDYWEIPVMLHELNPNYEFYLRSHSSCTLETVLYATERSRSI; encoded by the coding sequence TTGGCGGAACGGATAACATCTACGGTCAGTTTGTTTGCGGATTCGCAAAGTATCGAGATATATGCTTGTAACGTGAACTGTCATATTTTACGCAACTATGAGAACTTTGCTGAAAGCCGCAATTGCAAACAATATTTTCCTAATAATATTCCGTTTGCAAAAGGGAATAGCCGTTTTGTCGATTGCGGCGCATATACTGGAGATACGCTGACGGAACTGGTGAACAACGTGGGTTTGGTTGACACATATATAGGTTTTGAGCCTGACAGAGATACTTTTTCAAAACTCGCAAAAACCGCTTCGGGCTTGCGGCAAAAATTAGGACAAGCGTTCCTCTATCCGTGTGCTGTAGGCAGAGTGAATGAGTCATTGACAATAAGCGGTACAGTCGGAATGTTTGCTCTGTCCGAGACCGGAGGACAATCTATACAAGTTGTAAGATTGGATGACGCGCTTGCGGCGTTTGCTCCGACTATGCTCAAGATGGACATAGAGGGCGCGGAAATTGACACGATACACGGTGCGAGCGAACTGATTCGCGCTCACCACCCTGACCTCGCAATCTGTGTATACCATAAGATAAGCGATTACTGGGAGATACCGGTAATGCTTCATGAGTTGAATCCAAATTACGAATTCTACCTGCGTTCGCACAGTTCCTGTACATTGGAAACCGTGTTGTACGCTACAGAGAGGAGCCGATCAATATAG
- a CDS encoding radical SAM protein, translated as MAHIKQISGVDDRVELAEVLPLKSPFTLNVFPTNACNFKCVYCAHSLDDATILKEHGLDKSFMSMDTMRKIVEQSKVFEPYKLLSFNGHGEPLLNRDLPDMIALANKANIARRIEIISNASLLKREYADRLIESGLTNLRVSLQGLNAESYKKTSGVDVDFDKFLAQLEYFHKNKRPEMGLFVKIMDVSLSDGDKQRFYEMFDGISDRMYIEYVQPVYHTVELSSDQSNSDVQRKYDRYGNAHTARVVCPLAFFTLNVWPNGDYDLCDAPYKPCALGNISQLTMREMWDGETLRNFRYRLLCGERYTLEGCKNCVAPDDCSQPLDVLDNYVEQLKPFYA; from the coding sequence ATGGCTCACATCAAACAAATTTCAGGTGTTGACGACCGAGTGGAACTAGCGGAAGTATTACCGCTGAAATCGCCGTTTACATTGAACGTGTTTCCGACAAACGCTTGCAACTTCAAGTGTGTGTATTGTGCGCACAGTTTGGATGACGCAACGATACTCAAAGAACATGGACTTGACAAAAGTTTTATGAGTATGGACACAATGCGGAAAATCGTGGAACAAAGCAAAGTTTTTGAGCCGTATAAGCTGCTGTCGTTTAATGGTCACGGTGAACCTTTACTCAACCGCGATTTGCCGGATATGATTGCACTTGCCAACAAAGCCAATATTGCCCGGAGAATTGAGATTATCTCCAACGCGAGCTTACTCAAGCGCGAGTACGCCGACAGACTGATTGAATCGGGACTGACCAATTTACGCGTGTCCTTGCAGGGACTTAACGCCGAATCATACAAGAAAACAAGCGGCGTTGATGTTGATTTTGATAAGTTTCTTGCGCAGCTCGAGTATTTCCATAAAAACAAACGACCGGAAATGGGTTTATTCGTGAAGATTATGGATGTGTCGCTGTCTGATGGTGATAAACAGCGTTTTTATGAGATGTTCGATGGGATTTCCGATAGAATGTATATAGAATATGTTCAGCCTGTCTATCATACGGTTGAACTATCGAGTGATCAGTCGAATTCAGACGTACAACGCAAGTATGACCGATACGGGAACGCGCATACTGCCAGAGTTGTCTGTCCTCTCGCGTTTTTTACGCTCAATGTATGGCCGAATGGTGATTATGACCTATGTGATGCTCCTTACAAACCGTGCGCATTAGGAAATATCAGTCAACTAACTATGCGTGAGATGTGGGACGGAGAAACCCTCCGCAATTTCCGCTACAGACTACTTTGCGGTGAAAGATATACTTTGGAGGGTTGCAAAAATTGTGTCGCACCCGACGATTGCTCTCAACCCTTAGATGTATTGGATAACTATGTAGAACAATTAAAACCGTTTTACGCTTAG
- a CDS encoding ABC transporter substrate-binding protein, translating to MKKFLFVLCVVLLTANVAFGANVIKIGVVATVTGQNAFGGQLELEGMQLANKLYSEAFGKKIELVIVDMKSDKVEAATAASRLIENDKVIALIGPYGSGPAMAAGEVAEVAGIPMMGTATTNPLVTEGKKYVFRACFIDPFQGEAAANYAFKNLSFRKAAVLTDVASDYAVGLASFFKTNFTKLGGEIVSDLKYQSGDTDFTAQLTEIIAKEPEIVFIPAYFAEGAIVLKQASELGSKSRFMGGDAMDNPEIVTLGGEAVEGFLHTTFAYDPSMPEMNTEAQAFTEAWKKEHPDKESNANAAMGYDAYVLLYQGLLKAGKEDPQAIRDALESLTDVPTVTGLTSFSAEKHDPSKDAGVVEIKDGKKSYIYTIKP from the coding sequence GTGAAGAAGTTTCTTTTTGTGTTGTGCGTCGTGCTGCTTACGGCAAATGTAGCGTTCGGAGCAAATGTGATCAAGATCGGCGTCGTCGCTACGGTAACGGGCCAGAACGCTTTCGGTGGCCAGTTGGAGCTGGAGGGAATGCAGCTCGCGAACAAACTCTATTCTGAAGCGTTCGGTAAGAAAATCGAACTCGTCATCGTGGACATGAAGAGTGACAAGGTGGAAGCGGCTACAGCGGCCAGCCGTTTGATCGAAAACGACAAAGTCATCGCGCTTATCGGGCCCTACGGTTCCGGGCCCGCCATGGCCGCCGGAGAGGTGGCGGAGGTCGCCGGCATTCCGATGATGGGCACAGCCACAACCAACCCTCTGGTGACAGAGGGCAAAAAGTACGTTTTCAGGGCCTGCTTCATCGATCCCTTCCAGGGTGAGGCCGCCGCGAACTATGCCTTCAAGAACCTGAGCTTCAGAAAAGCGGCGGTGCTGACCGACGTCGCCAGCGACTACGCCGTGGGCTTGGCCAGTTTCTTCAAGACGAACTTCACCAAACTAGGCGGGGAGATCGTCTCCGACCTGAAGTACCAGTCTGGCGACACGGATTTCACCGCTCAACTCACCGAGATCATCGCCAAGGAACCCGAAATCGTCTTCATCCCCGCTTACTTCGCTGAGGGCGCAATCGTCCTGAAGCAGGCGAGTGAACTAGGTTCCAAGTCGCGCTTCATGGGCGGTGACGCGATGGACAACCCGGAGATTGTGACGCTGGGCGGCGAGGCCGTCGAGGGCTTCCTGCACACCACCTTTGCCTACGATCCCAGTATGCCGGAGATGAACACGGAAGCCCAGGCCTTCACGGAGGCGTGGAAAAAAGAGCACCCCGACAAGGAGTCCAACGCCAACGCGGCCATGGGCTATGACGCTTACGTCCTTCTCTATCAGGGACTTCTGAAAGCAGGAAAAGAGGACCCGCAGGCCATCCGTGACGCTCTGGAGAGCCTTACGGACGTGCCGACCGTTACAGGCCTGACCTCCTTCAGCGCGGAAAAACACGATCCTAGCAAAGACGCCGGAGTCGTCGAGATCAAAGACGGCAAGAAATCCTACATTTACACCATAAAGCCTTAA
- a CDS encoding cupin domain-containing protein — protein MSGFRTFVRAENVETQVFDWGKLQWLSEPNVTGAKEMVTGIVTLEPGKGHAKHNHPGCSEVLYVTQGQGEQVVFSDSSEEKKTVTVGDLIYLEPGQFHSTLNTGKENMVLMAVYQFSGPEIAMRADPGCTVLPPQSAE, from the coding sequence ATGAGTGGTTTTCGTACATTCGTAAGAGCGGAGAACGTAGAAACGCAGGTTTTTGATTGGGGCAAACTACAGTGGCTTTCTGAACCCAATGTGACCGGGGCGAAGGAAATGGTTACGGGAATTGTGACCCTTGAACCAGGCAAGGGACACGCGAAGCACAATCATCCGGGTTGCTCGGAGGTGCTTTACGTCACGCAAGGACAGGGTGAGCAGGTGGTCTTTAGTGATTCTAGCGAGGAGAAAAAAACCGTGACCGTGGGGGATCTGATCTACCTTGAGCCCGGTCAATTCCATTCCACTTTGAATACAGGCAAAGAAAATATGGTTCTGATGGCGGTCTACCAATTCTCAGGCCCCGAGATCGCCATGCGGGCTGATCCAGGTTGTACCGTGCTGCCGCCCCAGTCGGCGGAGTGA
- a CDS encoding ABC transporter ATP-binding protein translates to MLDIQNLNIWYGGIHAVKGIDVSIQRGEIVTLIGANGAGKSSTIRAIAGLVRGFKGFIGYTPHSETQPIRLNGRQPEEMVRMGIALSPEGRRILPQLTVEENLRLGAYTRNDKVEIAHDMNYVYDLFPRLKERRSQKGGTLSGGEQQMLAVGRALMSRPDLLMLDEPSLGLAPMLVGEVFDVIREINRQGKTILLVEQNAFAALSIAHKAYVLEVGSIALQGTGKELLHNPQVREAYLGG, encoded by the coding sequence ATGCTGGACATCCAGAACCTGAACATCTGGTACGGGGGTATTCACGCGGTGAAGGGCATCGACGTCTCCATCCAGCGGGGGGAGATCGTCACATTGATCGGCGCTAACGGCGCGGGCAAAAGCAGCACGATCCGCGCGATAGCCGGACTTGTGCGGGGATTCAAGGGATTTATCGGCTATACTCCTCATTCGGAGACTCAGCCCATTCGCCTAAACGGGCGTCAGCCGGAGGAGATGGTTCGGATGGGCATCGCACTGAGCCCGGAAGGCCGCCGAATCCTGCCTCAACTCACTGTGGAAGAGAATTTGCGGTTGGGAGCCTACACCCGCAACGACAAAGTAGAGATTGCCCACGATATGAACTACGTCTACGACCTGTTCCCGCGCTTGAAAGAACGTCGCTCGCAGAAGGGCGGGACGCTGTCGGGGGGGGAACAGCAAATGCTCGCGGTGGGGCGCGCCCTGATGAGTCGCCCCGACCTCTTGATGTTGGATGAACCCTCGCTGGGACTAGCTCCCATGCTGGTTGGAGAGGTTTTCGACGTCATACGGGAAATCAACCGTCAGGGGAAAACGATTCTGCTCGTGGAACAAAACGCCTTCGCGGCGCTCTCGATCGCTCACAAAGCCTACGTCCTGGAGGTCGGGTCGATTGCCCTGCAGGGGACGGGGAAAGAACTGCTCCACAACCCTCAGGTACGGGAAGCCTACCTTGGCGGATGA
- a CDS encoding radical SAM protein encodes MAIPQRVSLAERLPLSVPFSLHVFPSYHCNFKCAYCVHSLSSAELNDMQFRKQTMPLEVFKKTVDDLREFATPLKAMIFAGHGEPLTHSAIAEMVAYAKMVAYAKRNSPAERIEIVTNGTLLNQTLSDALINAGLDRLRVSLQGVNADDYERICGVRIDFERFVENLSYFHHNKKNTNVFIKIIDIALSSPIEESPIKETVFHALFDSICDTSAIEHLIPFIEKIDHSALGGDLTQTKHGDGVVRRVDICAMPFYMLVLLPNGDVTGCCSIQPPTIFGNVMKNSLLEIWRGDKRQAFLVEQLQSRNLNAVCKKCSVPDYGMQVGDYLDDDRDRLRELFMINIVKGLKLK; translated from the coding sequence ATGGCAATTCCTCAGCGCGTATCTTTGGCGGAACGATTACCGCTTTCTGTGCCGTTTTCGTTGCACGTGTTTCCATCGTATCATTGTAATTTCAAATGTGCATATTGCGTACATAGTTTAAGCTCGGCGGAGCTAAACGACATGCAGTTCAGAAAACAAACGATGCCTCTTGAGGTATTCAAAAAAACAGTTGACGATTTACGTGAGTTTGCAACTCCGCTGAAAGCGATGATATTCGCTGGACATGGAGAACCTCTTACGCATAGTGCCATTGCCGAAATGGTAGCTTATGCAAAAATGGTAGCTTATGCAAAGCGGAATAGCCCCGCGGAACGCATTGAAATTGTGACGAATGGAACGCTATTGAATCAGACTTTGTCGGACGCTCTGATAAACGCGGGTTTAGATAGGCTTCGAGTATCGTTGCAGGGTGTAAATGCTGATGATTACGAACGAATCTGCGGAGTTCGGATTGATTTCGAGCGATTTGTGGAGAATTTGTCGTATTTTCATCACAACAAGAAAAATACAAATGTGTTTATCAAGATTATTGACATTGCTCTGAGCAGTCCAATAGAAGAAAGTCCAATAAAAGAAACGGTATTTCACGCCCTGTTTGACTCAATTTGCGATACGTCCGCGATAGAACATCTTATTCCGTTCATTGAGAAAATCGACCATAGCGCATTAGGCGGAGATTTGACGCAAACTAAACACGGCGATGGAGTTGTCCGTAGAGTTGACATTTGTGCTATGCCGTTTTATATGCTTGTGTTGCTGCCGAACGGAGATGTAACCGGGTGTTGCTCTATTCAACCGCCGACGATATTCGGAAATGTAATGAAAAACAGCCTCTTGGAAATATGGCGTGGAGATAAACGTCAAGCGTTTTTAGTTGAACAGCTGCAAAGCAGAAACCTAAACGCCGTCTGCAAAAAGTGTAGCGTGCCGGATTACGGAATGCAAGTCGGCGACTATTTAGACGATGACCGGGACCGTTTGCGGGAATTGTTTATGATTAATATAGTAAAAGGCCTAAAGTTAAAATAG
- a CDS encoding branched-chain amino acid ABC transporter permease encodes MNLNMFVQHFINALGLGSLYGLIAIGYTMVYGILRLINFAHGDIFMLGAYFVFFATIQYKLPWELGVIIAIVGATLCGLLVDRVAYRPLRNAPRISALISAIGVSFFLENLAVVVFTGMPRAVVQPPWLMKPILVGGVRFIPLGLMVPSISFVLVGGLLWVVYRTKPGLAMRSISYDIETTRLMGVSVDRIIALTFALGSGLAALAGIMWALRYPRVEPFMGIFPGFKAFIAAVFGGIGSIPGAMVGGLALGFVEIMSIAFFPHLSGYKDAFAFVLLIVILLIKPTGLMGEKMEEKI; translated from the coding sequence TTGAACCTAAACATGTTTGTCCAACACTTCATCAACGCTCTGGGGCTGGGCTCCCTTTATGGCTTGATCGCCATCGGGTACACCATGGTATATGGGATTTTGCGCTTGATCAACTTTGCGCACGGCGATATTTTCATGTTGGGCGCGTATTTCGTGTTCTTCGCGACGATCCAGTACAAACTTCCCTGGGAACTCGGCGTGATCATCGCTATCGTAGGGGCCACGCTGTGTGGGCTCTTGGTCGACCGCGTCGCCTATCGTCCGCTCAGGAACGCCCCCCGTATCTCGGCCTTGATCAGCGCCATCGGAGTGTCGTTTTTCCTCGAAAACCTGGCCGTCGTGGTTTTCACCGGAATGCCCCGCGCCGTGGTTCAGCCGCCCTGGTTGATGAAACCCATCCTCGTGGGCGGTGTGCGATTTATTCCTCTAGGGCTCATGGTTCCGAGCATTTCCTTTGTCCTTGTGGGTGGGCTTCTGTGGGTCGTCTATCGAACTAAGCCGGGGCTGGCGATGCGCTCCATCTCTTATGACATCGAGACCACTCGTCTGATGGGTGTCTCCGTGGACCGAATCATCGCCCTCACCTTCGCGCTGGGGTCTGGGTTAGCCGCCTTGGCCGGCATCATGTGGGCGTTACGCTACCCCCGAGTCGAGCCCTTCATGGGAATCTTTCCTGGCTTCAAAGCCTTTATCGCGGCGGTTTTCGGCGGAATCGGCTCCATTCCCGGCGCGATGGTTGGAGGGCTGGCTCTAGGTTTCGTCGAAATCATGTCTATTGCCTTCTTTCCGCACCTATCGGGCTATAAGGACGCCTTCGCCTTTGTGCTTCTGATCGTTATCTTGCTTATCAAGCCCACGGGGCTGATGGGCGAGAAAATGGAGGAAAAAATATGA
- a CDS encoding phosphoenolpyruvate hydrolase family protein, with protein sequence MTTPTRESILSNLHAKIAAKKPIVGGGAGTGISAKWEEVGGIDLIVIYNSGRYRMAGRGSLAGLMAYGNANDIVLELAREVIPVVKKVPVLAGINGTDPFVNWESFLRRLIEEGFAGVQNFPTVGLIDGVFRANLEETGMGYGLEVEAIERASKMNLLTTPYVFNAEDAKAMTKAGADILVAHMGLTTSGSIGAQTAKSLDNCVKLIDEITDAAHSVRQDVILLCHGGPIATPKDAQYILKKCKNINGFYGASSMERLPTEVAIKAQVEKFGKLTF encoded by the coding sequence ATGACAACACCGACACGTGAGAGCATTCTGAGCAATCTACACGCGAAGATAGCGGCGAAAAAACCCATCGTCGGGGGCGGCGCGGGGACGGGCATCTCGGCCAAATGGGAAGAGGTGGGCGGCATCGATCTGATCGTCATCTACAACTCGGGGCGGTACCGCATGGCCGGCCGCGGTTCGCTGGCGGGCCTGATGGCATACGGCAACGCCAACGATATCGTGCTGGAATTGGCACGAGAGGTTATCCCGGTGGTGAAAAAGGTTCCGGTTCTAGCGGGAATCAACGGCACAGATCCTTTCGTGAACTGGGAATCCTTCCTACGGCGTCTTATAGAGGAGGGTTTTGCGGGGGTGCAAAACTTCCCCACAGTAGGACTGATCGACGGGGTTTTCAGGGCCAACCTGGAAGAAACCGGCATGGGATACGGGCTGGAAGTCGAGGCTATTGAACGTGCCAGCAAGATGAACCTCCTGACCACCCCCTACGTGTTCAACGCTGAGGACGCCAAGGCTATGACAAAAGCCGGCGCGGATATCTTGGTGGCTCACATGGGTTTGACTACCTCCGGCAGCATCGGCGCTCAGACTGCCAAGAGCCTGGATAATTGCGTGAAGCTGATCGATGAGATCACCGACGCGGCGCATAGCGTGAGGCAGGACGTCATCCTTCTCTGTCACGGAGGCCCCATTGCCACGCCAAAAGACGCTCAGTACATCTTGAAGAAATGCAAAAACATCAATGGATTCTATGGCGCCAGCAGCATGGAACGTCTTCCTACCGAGGTGGCCATTAAAGCGCAGGTCGAGAAATTTGGCAAACTGACGTTTTAA
- a CDS encoding ABC transporter ATP-binding protein: MTSEQYVKNTILEIENVTIRFGGLVAVSGLSMKIPEGVITGLIGPNGAGKTTVFNVITGFYRPTEGSVAFMGRPLTGLPPHKVCEAGVARTFQNIRLFHNETVLENVMVGAHVRQKGKWWQTLVPFVFPNAEREERELRTSSMKLLSRLGLAAQADTVSSSLPYGAQRRLEIARALATRPKFLLLDEPAAGMNPQESAELLNFIRGLRDDFDLTILLIEHDMKVVMGVCEHIWVLDRGMLIAEGSPGDIRSNPQVIEAYLGKDAPSV, encoded by the coding sequence ATGACTTCTGAGCAGTACGTCAAAAACACCATCCTCGAAATAGAGAACGTTACGATCCGCTTTGGCGGGCTCGTCGCGGTCAGTGGCCTGTCGATGAAAATCCCAGAAGGCGTCATCACGGGCCTCATCGGGCCCAATGGAGCGGGCAAAACGACGGTATTCAACGTCATCACCGGCTTTTACAGGCCTACGGAAGGAAGTGTTGCTTTCATGGGACGCCCCTTGACCGGCCTGCCACCGCACAAAGTCTGTGAAGCTGGAGTAGCGCGCACGTTTCAGAACATTCGTCTGTTCCACAACGAGACGGTGTTGGAAAACGTTATGGTCGGTGCTCACGTGCGCCAAAAAGGGAAATGGTGGCAGACCCTGGTTCCCTTCGTCTTCCCGAACGCTGAACGGGAGGAAAGAGAGCTCCGCACGTCGTCGATGAAGCTTCTTTCGCGTCTCGGACTGGCTGCGCAGGCCGACACGGTTTCATCGTCCCTGCCCTATGGTGCTCAGAGGCGCCTTGAAATAGCGCGCGCTCTCGCCACGCGGCCGAAGTTCCTCCTGCTAGACGAGCCCGCGGCCGGGATGAATCCGCAGGAGTCGGCGGAGCTTCTGAACTTCATCCGCGGGCTGAGAGACGACTTCGACCTGACCATCCTGCTGATTGAGCACGACATGAAGGTCGTCATGGGGGTTTGTGAGCACATCTGGGTATTAGACCGTGGAATGCTGATCGCCGAAGGCTCACCTGGCGATATCCGATCAAATCCTCAGGTCATCGAGGCTTATCTGGGCAAAGACGCCCCGAGTGTTTGA
- a CDS encoding branched-chain amino acid ABC transporter permease — protein sequence MSSARTTGASTTRTRNGLLNLLSLAALLYFLWWAPTNLDGYKLRVINLIAINGILGLSLNLIYGIAGMFSLGHAGFMAIGAYVSALLILTPAQKVTQWILEPIAPWLLNFQVPFIISLILAGLAAAFVGWLIALPVLRLGGDYLGIATLGFAEIIRILIVNLTPITNGSLGLKGIPAHTDLWMSYGCFLVILVFVTRLMNSNFGNVLRAVRDDEVAARTMGVDTFRVRTLAFTLGCFGGGLGGALMGNLITTIDPKMFMITQTYNLLMIVVVGGLGSITGSVIGSILVTTMLEWLRFVENPITLGSLRIPGIPGMRMVIFSVLLIAVIIFRREGIMGTREFSWNWFFPPLKQPEGKTPDDIDDILEERRRGR from the coding sequence ATGAGCAGCGCGCGAACGACAGGAGCATCAACAACGCGTACTCGCAACGGACTGTTGAACCTGTTGTCGTTGGCGGCGCTCCTTTACTTTCTCTGGTGGGCGCCGACAAACCTCGACGGCTATAAGCTACGCGTCATCAACCTCATTGCCATCAACGGCATTTTGGGGCTTTCGCTCAACTTGATCTATGGCATAGCCGGCATGTTCTCCCTGGGGCACGCGGGATTCATGGCGATAGGTGCCTACGTCTCCGCGCTCCTGATCCTAACCCCCGCGCAAAAAGTGACCCAGTGGATCCTGGAACCCATCGCGCCATGGCTTTTGAACTTTCAAGTCCCGTTCATCATCTCCCTGATTCTGGCCGGGTTGGCGGCGGCTTTTGTGGGATGGCTCATCGCCCTACCAGTGCTGCGCTTGGGCGGCGACTACTTGGGTATCGCGACGCTGGGGTTCGCGGAAATCATCCGCATTTTGATCGTCAACCTGACGCCCATCACTAACGGATCTCTGGGCTTAAAGGGGATTCCCGCTCACACCGATTTATGGATGAGCTACGGTTGTTTCCTCGTGATTCTCGTCTTCGTGACGCGCCTGATGAACAGCAACTTCGGCAATGTTCTCCGGGCGGTTCGCGACGATGAGGTTGCGGCCCGGACGATGGGAGTCGACACCTTCCGGGTCCGCACTCTGGCCTTCACCCTCGGCTGCTTCGGCGGCGGGCTGGGCGGGGCACTGATGGGGAACCTCATCACGACCATCGACCCCAAAATGTTCATGATCACCCAAACCTACAATCTCCTGATGATCGTGGTTGTCGGGGGGTTAGGTTCCATCACGGGCAGCGTCATTGGTTCGATCCTAGTCACGACGATGCTGGAGTGGCTCCGGTTCGTCGAGAACCCCATCACGCTCGGTTCTCTTCGTATTCCTGGTATTCCGGGCATGAGAATGGTCATTTTTTCTGTGCTGCTAATCGCGGTTATCATCTTCCGTCGTGAGGGGATCATGGGAACGCGGGAGTTCTCGTGGAACTGGTTTTTTCCGCCGCTTAAGCAACCTGAGGGCAAGACGCCCGATGACATAGATGACATATTGGAGGAGAGGAGGCGGGGCCGATGA